In a genomic window of Anomalospiza imberbis isolate Cuckoo-Finch-1a 21T00152 chromosome 5, ASM3175350v1, whole genome shotgun sequence:
- the BICD1 gene encoding protein bicaudal D homolog 1 isoform X17, which produces MAAEEVLQGADHYKSEIERLTRELSETTHEKIQAAEYGLVVLEEKLTLKQQYDELEAEYDGLKQELEQLKEVNELCYRLGSVSRRVENILFSIRRIKLFFRKTY; this is translated from the exons ATGGCTGCggaggaggtgctgcagggCGCAGACCACTACAAGAGCGAGATCGAGCGGCTGACCCGGGAGCTCTCCGAGACGACCCACGAGAAGATCCAGGCGGCGGAGTACGGGCTGGTGGTGCTGGAGGAGAAGCTCACCCTCAAGCAGCAGTACGATGAGCTGGAGGCGGAGTATGACGGCCtcaagcaggagctggagcagctgaaggag GTAAATGAGTTATGCTACAGACTTGGTTCAGTGTCCAGAAGAGTtgagaacattttattttcaatacgAAGAATAAagctgtttttcagaaaaactTATTGA